The genomic stretch GCGATCCGGGGCGGTTGATTCGGTTGCGCTACCGCGAAGCGGGGGAGCGTTGTCGGATTCGCGGCAAGATGGCCGTGCTGTTGATTAATGATATTGATGCGGGAATTGGTCGGGTTGATGGGTTGACGCAATATACGGTGAATACGCAGCTAGTGCATGGCACGCTGATGAATATTGCGGATACGCCGACGAATGTGCAGTTGCCGGGGAGCTATGACAGTGAGCCGACGCAAAGAATTCCGATTATTGTGACGGGGAATGACTTTTCGACCCTGTATGCACCGCTGGTGCGTGATGGCCGGATGGAGAAGTATTATTGGGAGCCAACGCGTGACGATCGCCTCGGAATTGTTGCCGGGATTTTTGAGGTTGATCAGGTGGCGCGAGGCGATATCGAGCAATTAGTCGAGACGTTTTTGGACCAGTCGATCGACTTCTTTGGCGCGCTACGATCGCGGCTTTACGATGAGCAAGTGGTGCTGCTGATTCAGAATATTGGAATTGAGCGAATTTCGGCGCGGGTGGTGAATGGCACGGAAGCCCTGCCAGAATTCCACCGCCCGGATTTCCGCTTGAGCCATCTCCTTGAAGTGGGTCAAGCGATGGTGCGTGAGCAGCAGCGCATTCAGGAGTTGCGGTTGGTGGAGGAATATCACCAATCAACGTTGTCGAGTCGCAGTTTGTCCGATGGCAAGTCAGGGGGCCGCGATCGCCGTAATCGGATAGAGGAGCCGGTTATGCTGCCGGTTGAACCGAGCTCGAAAAGCTATGCTGGGGATGCGAATTCGACGCAGTTGACGCCAGCGCTTGTGAGTGAAGTGAATCGTATTCTCAATCAAGGGCATCGTTTGGGGATCGAGTATGTCGATGCGCGTCGGTTTCGGACGGGCTCGTGGCAATGTTTTGGTGTGTTTGAACGGGATGGAGCGGCCGCGCTGGAAGCCTTGGCAGAATGTTTAACGCAGCATCCTCAAGCCTATGTGCGGATTGTCGATATTGAGCCTCAGCAGCGAATTCGGTTGACCGAGCAGCTGGTGCAGCGAGGGGGGTAAGCCGGGCGCGGGATGTGCGCCCGGACTAACGGTGCCGGCTTTTTTGTTAGGGGCGTGAATCCGATGCCCTAAGCTAAATCAAACACTAGAACTTCGGCGGTATCAGTTGCCGCGATCGCCATTTCAGTTTCCGCTGTGAGGCCGATCGCGTCGCCTTGATTGAGTGCTTCACCATTAACGATGACCGTGCCTCGGGCGACTTGAATCCAGTAATGCCGATCGAGAGCTGTTGACATCGTGACCGATTCGCCAGCATCCAAAACCGTGGCATAAAGGTTTAAATCCTGATGGACGGTGACTGAACCTGCACGTCCATTCCGGGACGCTAATAAGCGCAATTGCCCTTGCTTCGTCTCGCGTGGAAATTGCTTTTGCTCATAGCTGGGCGCAATTCCGGTTTGCTCGGGCACAATCCAGATTTGCAGCAGGTGTGTTGCCGTATCGGGTAGCGGATTAAATTCACTATGGGTGATGCCGGTACCAGCGCTCATGCGCTGCACATCACCCGGTTGAATAATTGAACCATTGCCCATGCTGTCTTGATGCTTGATCGCCCCATCTAAGACATAGGTAATGATTTCCATATCGTTGTGCGGATGTGTGCCAAAGCCCTGACCCGCGGCGATGATATCTTCATTAATCACCCTTAAGCTGCGGAACTGCATATGCTGTGGGTCATAGTAATTGGCAAAAGAAAAGCTGTGGTACGAGTCGAGCCATCCATGATGAGCCTGGCCACGATCGGCGGAACGGCGAATGTTGAGCATGTGAGCCTCCGGTTTGAGGGCTGATCGATTGATCTAATGATCGATTGATCTAAATAGTAATTGATTGTTTGTATTCAAACAATCGGTAAGCCGACGGTGAGATGGGGTAGTTCCCGAAGCCAGTGATTTGGGTGAATGGCCTGATGGGGTTTAATCTGGCGTTCTGCAGATGGCAGCCGGCAGTCAACTTCGTTAATCTGAAGGGGCTGCTTGAGTCAGATTGTCACGAGGTTTCTATGCGCCGGACTTGTCGATCGCTACTTTGCCTGGTTGTGGCTAGCCTCGGGCTGACGACTGGTCTATCTAGTTGTATTGCGGCTCATCCCCGCCCGTTTTCTCCATCTGCTGTATTGGATGAAATCGCGGCCAAATCGCCTGGATCAATTGCGGTTCAACGCCCGACCAATGTTGCCCAAACATCGGGCTGTGCCGCAAAACGGACTAAACCCGATTTTCTGGTATTCGGGGGTGGTGGTGCGCCGTCCTATAACGAAATTGCGATCGAAAAAAATGTGCTGTATTTTCAACGCACTTTAAAAGCCTTAAAACTGACGGCCAGCCAATCATTGATCTATTTTGCGAATGGTAATAATGGTGAGAAAACCATTCGGTTCATTGACCCTCAGACCCAAAAGCAACGCTTCAAAGCGCATGAAATCACTGGGGTTCGTGGTCCGGCGACTTGGACTAATTTGCGATCGGCATTAACTCAAGCGGCAAAGTCAGCATCAAAATCACCGCTCTTCTTTTACTTTACGGG from Romeriopsis navalis LEGE 11480 encodes the following:
- a CDS encoding ribulose bisphosphate carboxylase small subunit, with protein sequence MGFYIAPQFLDRLAVHITKNYLDLPNVKVPLILGVHGRKGEGKSFQCDLVFERMGIEVIYMSAGELESPDAGDPGRLIRLRYREAGERCRIRGKMAVLLINDIDAGIGRVDGLTQYTVNTQLVHGTLMNIADTPTNVQLPGSYDSEPTQRIPIIVTGNDFSTLYAPLVRDGRMEKYYWEPTRDDRLGIVAGIFEVDQVARGDIEQLVETFLDQSIDFFGALRSRLYDEQVVLLIQNIGIERISARVVNGTEALPEFHRPDFRLSHLLEVGQAMVREQQRIQELRLVEEYHQSTLSSRSLSDGKSGGRDRRNRIEEPVMLPVEPSSKSYAGDANSTQLTPALVSEVNRILNQGHRLGIEYVDARRFRTGSWQCFGVFERDGAAALEALAECLTQHPQAYVRIVDIEPQQRIRLTEQLVQRGG
- a CDS encoding pirin family protein, translated to MLNIRRSADRGQAHHGWLDSYHSFSFANYYDPQHMQFRSLRVINEDIIAAGQGFGTHPHNDMEIITYVLDGAIKHQDSMGNGSIIQPGDVQRMSAGTGITHSEFNPLPDTATHLLQIWIVPEQTGIAPSYEQKQFPRETKQGQLRLLASRNGRAGSVTVHQDLNLYATVLDAGESVTMSTALDRHYWIQVARGTVIVNGEALNQGDAIGLTAETEMAIAATDTAEVLVFDLA